Sequence from the Chloroflexota bacterium genome:
GTCGCCGAGTACGCGGCGATCGGCGTCGCGAATGCGAGCCCCGTGAGGATCGCAGCGGCCCAGGCGAGGATGAAGCCGCCGGGGCTGCGGTCCACGCCGAAGGCGAGCGTGACCAGGCTGAAGATCCCCGTCACGATCCACAGCCGGAACAGGATGAACGCGATCTCGCCGACGGCGATGGCGCGCGGCGTGACGGGTGTCGCGATCATCGCGAAGTACGTCCGTACCCAGTTGATCGCCGCGACGATGCGGTACGTCCCCTCGCTGAACGCCGTCTGCATGCCGGCAGAAGCGAGAAGCCCCGGCGCGAGGAACGCAAGGTACGAAACGCCCCCGAGGGAGACCGCGGCGCCGGACCGATCGACGATCCCGCCAAGGCCGAGGCCCATGGCGGCCAGGAACAGCGTCGGCTGGACGAACGAGCTGAAGAGCGACGCTCGGAACGACCGCCGATACGCGAGCAGGCAGTACTCGAGGACGTGGGCCGCCGACCGCAGGAGACCGGGCTCCGAGCGAGTGGCGGATCGAGTCGCGCCCTGGCTGGCCATCGGACGACTCAGTCGATCAGGCTGCGGCCGGTGAGCCGGAGGAAGACGTCCTCGAGCGAGCTCCGACGGACCAGGACGCTCTCAGGCCGAAGACCGAGGTCATGAGCCGCGACGCTCGCCGCCTCGCCGTCCTCCGCATACACGAGGACGCGGTCTGGCAGCCGCTCGAGGCGCCGGGCGTTCGTCCCGTCGACGAGCGCTTCGAGTTCGCGGTCGACTGTCTCCTGGACGCCGACAGGGAAGCGGAGTTCGAGCACCTCGCGGGTCGAATAGCGCTCGATGAGCTGGCGCGATGTGCCCTCGGCCACGATCGTCGCCTTGTCCATGACGACGAGCCGATCGCACAGCTGCTCAGCCTCGTCCATGTAGTGGGTCGTGAGGACGAGCGTGACGCCCCGCTGCTTGAGCCGGTAGAGCCGATCCCAGACCTGGTGACGAGCCTGGGGATCGAGGCCGGTCGTCGGTTCGTCGAGGAGCATGAGGCTCGGTTCGTTGATGAGCGAGCGGGCGATCGTCACCCGCCGCTTCATCCCACCGGACAGCGGTTCGACCTTGGACTTCGCCCGATCCGTCAGCTGGACGAAGTCGAGCAGTTCATCGGCTCGCCGGCCCGCCTCGCGGTACGAGAGATCGAAGTATCGCCCGTAGATGACGAGGTTCTCGCGGACGGACAGGTCCGTGTCGAGCGTG
This genomic interval carries:
- a CDS encoding ABC transporter permease, with the translated sequence MASQGATRSATRSEPGLLRSAAHVLEYCLLAYRRSFRASLFSSFVQPTLFLAAMGLGLGGIVDRSGAAVSLGGVSYLAFLAPGLLASAGMQTAFSEGTYRIVAAINWVRTYFAMIATPVTPRAIAVGEIAFILFRLWIVTGIFSLVTLAFGVDRSPGGFILAWAAAILTGLAFATPIAAYSATRRNAESFNALFRFGMTPLFLFSGTFFPIERLPAFLQLVAALTPLYHGVALTRGLALGTLDPGTGVVHIAYLATLAAAGTVACLVTFQRRLVS
- a CDS encoding ABC transporter ATP-binding protein → MPETPSTPLILAQGLTKRFGAFTAVDGIDFEVGPGEAFGFLGPNGAGKTSTMRMIGCVSPASGGTLQVLGLDPAADGPRIRAKIGVVPQQDTLDTDLSVRENLVIYGRYFDLSYREAGRRADELLDFVQLTDRAKSKVEPLSGGMKRRVTIARSLINEPSLMLLDEPTTGLDPQARHQVWDRLYRLKQRGVTLVLTTHYMDEAEQLCDRLVVMDKATIVAEGTSRQLIERYSTREVLELRFPVGVQETVDRELEALVDGTNARRLERLPDRVLVYAEDGEAASVAAHDLGLRPESVLVRRSSLEDVFLRLTGRSLID